DNA from Mustela nigripes isolate SB6536 chromosome 14, MUSNIG.SB6536, whole genome shotgun sequence:
TTGATTCTTACCCAGGGCTTAGCCCTGAATGTGCCCATGAACTCACATACCCGCCACTTGTCTACAGTGCACGTACAGATCACACCTCCACCGGGGGTCCACACCACACTACTAACACTGCTGTTTTATCCGCTGGGTTTAGACCGGTCAGCAGGACACACCCCGGCGGACGAGGCTGGGGGTTCTGGAGGGGGGGGTTCTCTGGGTTCTCGGGATGGGACAGAGCTGGACCCGAGGGGGATTCTGGATGTGCCGGGAGGGGAGGGTCATCAGGTAAACGTGGGTTCCCCAGGCCCACCTCTTCCCCCCAGGGCTCAGGGCTGCTGGCCCGGGCCTCTGGGAGCCCCACCGCGTGGCCCTCTGCCTGGCTCCTTGGGCTTGACCCGCAGCCTTGTGCCTGAGCCGCCTTGCTGCTGGGCTTCTCCTTGACCTGGTCATTTCTGAGCCCACGTCAGTACGTGTGGCTGACCGTGTGACGGTCCACAGACACGGGGTGACCCGCTCTGGGAACCTCCGATCCCGTCGTCGGAGGTCATGCCCTCCACCCCACGCATCACTGCCTGTCGCTCTGTGCCAACGCGTCCAGGCTGGGGAGAGCAGCGAGGGGCCCTGACCTCAAGCCAGAGCAGGGCCAGGCCTTCCTGGAGGGAAGCCTGCGGGCCGAGAGCATGCTGCTTTGCGTCTGTCCTGTGGGACGGGAGCCTGGGCTCGTGGGGTGCAGGGAAGACAAATCCCCAAGGGCTACCTGGGGGAGGCCACACATCCTGACGCCTGCCGTGGTGGCTCGTGGACACGTTCCTCCAACCCGCACCCGTGTCTGGCTTGGGCCCTCTTCTTAGCAAAGGGACGCCACACTCAGCAGACTCCAGTCCTCCGTGCGGGCCTGGGCCGGGCTGCTTCCCCGGGTTCCAAGCCCCTCCTCAGCCCCCAGGCCCCGCAAGAGTGCCCGTGGGCCTGGTTTGCCCTGGGCCGTTTGGAGTCTCCCCTGGGAAGGAGGACAGGGCCCCGGAGCCCCCCTGCCCCAAAGGTCCTCTGCCACTGGCTGAGGACAATTGTTGCTTGGCTGGATTGTTACATGTGGGACCATCACCCCTGAAAGGGCCGCGGCCCCCCCCGGGCTGCCTGAGAGCAGGGCAGACCTGCGGCGAGGATGGAGGGCCCCCGCGGACCGGCCGCCTGCTAGCCTGCCGGGCAGTCGCCGCAGAGCAGCGGAACCCTGCGCCCTCCAGGCTTCCAGAGAGGCCTCTTGCGTCACAAAGTGGGCCGACGGCGTTCTGCCTGCGTTTGGGGGAAGCCCGAAGAGGACGAGGACGCTGCAGGCATGTTTAATCCGCACGCGCTGGAGTCTCCCGCTGTGATTTTTGACAACGGCTCCGGGCTCTGCAAAGCGGGCCTCTCTGGAGAGATCGGGCCCCGCCACGTCATCAGCTCCGTGGTGGGGTACCCCAAGTTCAAGATGTCCTCAGCCGGGGCCAGCCAGAAGAAGTACTTCGTGGGGGAAGAGGCCGTGCACAAGCGGGAGGTCCTGCAGCTGCGCTACCCCATCGAGCGGGGCCTGATCACCCGTTGGGAGGACGTGGAGAGGCTCTGCAAACACCTGTTCGAGTGGGAGCTAGGGGTGAAGGCCGGCGACCGGCCCGTGCTCATGACGGAGCCCTCCCTGAACCCCAGGGAGgccagggagaagatggccacgATGATGTTTGAGAACTTCAACGTGCCCGCCTTCTACCTGTCGGACCAGGCCGTGCTGGCCCTCTACGCCTCCGCCTGCGTCACGGGCCTGGTGGTGGACAGCGGGGACGGGGTCACTTGCACCGTCCCCATCTTCGAAGGCTACTCCCTGCCTCACGCCGTCACCAAGCTCTACGTGGCAGGAAGGGACATCACAGAGCACCTCACGCGGCTGCTGCTGGCGAGTGGGCGGCCCTTCCCGTGCGTGCTGGACAAGGCCCTGGTGGACGACATCAAGGAGAAGCTGTGCTACGTGGCCCTGGAGCCCGAGAAGGAGATGTCGCGGAGGCCGGAGGAGGTCCTCAGAGAGTACAAGCTGCCGGACGGGAACGTCATCTACGTCGGGGACCAGCTGCACCAGGCCCCCGAGGCCCTGTTCGCGCCCGAGCAGCTGGGCGTCCAGAACCCGGGCCTCTCGAAGATGGTCTCCTGCAGCATCACCAAGTGTGATGCGGACATCCAGAAGACCCTTTTTGGGGAGATCGTGTTGTCCGGGGGCACCACTCTGTTCCAGGGCCTCGACGACCGTCTTCTGAGGGAGCTGGAGCAGCTCGCTTCCAAAGGGACCCCCATCAAGATCACGGCCCCCCCGGACAGGTGGTTCTCCACGTGGATTGGGGCCTCCATCGTCACCTCCCTGAGCAGCTTCAAGCAGATGTGGGTCACCTCCGCCGATTTCAAAGAGTTCGGGGCATCCGTGGTTCAGAGAAGGTGCTTCTGAGGGGCTGAGGGCGAGGGGTGGGTGTGGGCAGCGAGCTTGCCCCTCGGTGCCGACAGGGTGTTCAATAAAGGACAAAATCGTGTTCAGCCTCTGGTCATGACGTCGGGCTCTTTATTCTAGGTGGCCCCGGAGGAATTTCCCACCGTGGTCATGAACCCCCTTTAAggggcttccccaccccctggtcCCTAGAAAGCCCTGGGTTAGGAGTCGAGGCTGTTTCCATCTGCAGAGTTGGTCCCAAAAGCAGGGGCCCGAGTTTGATCCcgcagggccctgggctctccgTTTAAAAAAACGTGGGTCTGGGGTGGTCTGGGACAGTCAGCCCTGGTCGGGGACAGGAACCGACAGGagtgctccctgctctgggggccAAGAGAACTGGCGGTGGGTCTTCAGTATGGTCCGGCTTTTGTGGCTTTTACGAGGCCGGAGCCCGAAGCAGGCCGGAGCCCGCAGCCTGAGCCGACGGAGCCGGGCAGGGGCGCAGCTGTCCTCTGTTCGAGACCCGCCAgcagccccgcccccaccgctCGGAGGGTCACGGAGCGTCGACACCCCCTACCAGATTACTGTGATTCTTGCAAAGATGCTGACAGCCTGGTTCTGGAGTAAAATCCCGGAGACCAAGTTAATGGCCATCAAAGCGTCATGGTTGAGTAATTGAAGAAAGGGAGTTTCCCACATAGATTGGGTGGAGTTCTCCCAAAATAATCCTGGGACAGAACGAAAGTACCGAGAAGTCTTTCCAGAAGGGTGTCCCCTTCCCGTCTGGTAAAGAAGACAGTGGCACTCCCCACGCACGTCTCTGCACGCTTCGTGGAAGCGAACATGCGGCTTTTAATGGGATTATGAGCACATGGAAAAAGGACAGGACAGACACCTTGGGTTGGTGGGGCCGGTTGGTGGGGCCGAGGGCATGGGGAGggctgcggggctgggggggTCAGCATGTGTGGGACACACCCCTCTACGGACGCGTGTGTGCTGCTCGTCCCCCGCTGTCAGGCCGCCAGGGTCGTCTTTGATGCGAGCGCAGAGTGCCCGTCAGACAGCAGGTGGCCGGGTCACTGCTCAGTCCGTGGGGCCAGTCTCCGCCTTTCAGCCGGCGCGTGTGGAGGTTTCACGCGCGAAGCCACACCTTCGCCCTCATCCCACTGCCGCGTTCTTTTGTCTCCTGGTCCCCTTCTCGTCCCCTCCCATGGCTGACTGGAGGTTTTGGGGGATTCCGTCTTCATTTATTGATAAGGATTTTCAGCAAATTGTGCCGTATTGATTTCTTGGTGACTGCGCCAGGGGAACACCACAATCTACCCGTTGGGACATTTTCCCACTCAGAGTGAGACGCCGAAAGCTTACTTCTGTGTAGGCCCCTGTAGCCTCCCAGATTTTACAAGAGGATGTCCTGTTGCTGCTACACACGTCTGAGAACAACCTCCGATGTATGACGATTTTTCCTCCTGCCCTCAAATGATTTAGGAGTTCGTTAGAGCACCCTACAATACGGTTACCCACATTTTAACCCAACCTGATGTTCTTTTGTGCTTCTGAGGTTCCACGTTCCCACGATCATTTCCTTTTAGAGAACTTCCTGTGGTCTTCCCTTAAGAGGTGCTTCTAGTGACCAAGTCTCTCCCTTTTCTGTCATCTGAGGACGCCGTCTTTCTGCCCCGTCCCTGAAGGACGTTTCCTCCGGACATGGAGTCCGCGGCTAACTGTTCCCTTCCAGCACCTGGGCAATGTGGTATGAGCGCCTTCTCCGTGGCCCTTCTCCGTGGCCTGTGGCTGCAGACCAGAGACCCCCAATTATTTGATCACGGCCCCTGTCGGTCACGCACCATTTCTCTCTGGCCGCCCTTGGGGGTTTTCGTGGTCTGCAGTCCCCATTATGGTGTGTCTTGCTGTGGGTTTTTACAGGTTGATCCTTTGGGATTTAGGCATCTCTTGAATCTTGTAGATTTATGttttttgccaaatttgggaaTTGGTGCTATTATTTCTgatagaacataaaaaaaaaaagatctattgatttcagagagagaagaagagagagagtgtgggcaggggcagaggcagagggagaagcagactcccactgggcaggagcccgatgcggggctcgatcccgggaccctgacgtcatgacctgagccggaatccagagtcggacgcttaatcttctgagccagccagctgccgtCTTGTAATACTTTTCCAAGTCCCACTCTTCTCTCCGTCCGCATCTCTGAGGATGCACAAGTCAGCGGCCCTATCCCTGTCCCAGCCCCCTGGGACTCCGCTCATTAGTTGCTCGGTTTTCTCTGTTGCTCAGGTCGGGCACATTCCACGCGCCTCTCCTGAAATCCACCGGTTTCCGCCCGCGGGGCCCTCcagcacattttttatttcagatctATTTTTCCGTGtgatcatttgttctttcttcgTAAATCCTCATACTTTGCTGGGATTTTCCATTTTTGCACTTGTTTCAAGGGAATTCACAATTGCCTCCTGAGCCATTTCGGTAACGGCTGCTCGTGCACCGCCGGCAGAGAACTCCAGCACCTGATTCGGCCGCGGCGGCGCTCGGCCCTGGGCCTTGTCCTCTCTCGTTCGGCCGATGGCTTCCTGGCTCTTGGCGTGGCGAGTGATTTTCTACGGCGCTCTGGGTGTTTTGAATGTCCCGAGACTCTGGACACCAGCTCATCTGTTTTGGCGGTAGGCAGCCCCGGGGGGTGTAGCGTGAGGGCTGACAGGCGCGTGTTGAGCTTCTGAGCACCCCGGAAATGGGGGCCCTGACTCACACGGCCTcggggcaggcaggtggggcGCAGGTTCGGCTCCCTCCCCAGCCGCCCGCACCTTCCGGGGAAGCAGGCGCTGACTGACCAACACTGCTTCAtcgctggggggcggggggcggcttAGCTCCCCGCCGAGTGCCACAGACAGCAGGGAAGGGGGACCAGAGAGTCAGCTAGCCTGCGCCCCACACTTCCTTCCGCCCTCTTGTTAATgccagtggggctgggggctcggCTCACCTCCGGAAGCCAATACGGCCCTGGCGGGGGTGGAGAGCCGGGAGGTGAGGAGtcgggaggggtggggtggggccggCGCGCGACGGGATCCCTGATCAGCTCCTGCTCTGCCGGGTGGAACCACGGACGTGGCCACGTGGCTTGCCGGTGGTGTCTGGCTGGAGGACCGAGGACACTCTCCAAAAGTTCCTTTGTCTTTAGGTCATTCCTTTCTCCCTGGGAACAGACTTACCCCGGAGATTTCTTAGTCTGTGCCCTCTAAGGGTTTGTGTCGGAGGCTTCGCAGCAGCTGCCGGGGACCGTATGGGAGGCCACGAGGAAGCCGAGGGACGTCTCGCAAGCCGTCTTCTTCCCGCCTTCCAGACACCCCGATGTCTGCTTATTGCCTTACAGCCGGGCTTTTCGTGGTGGGTGGGAGAGTCTGGGAGAAAGTCAGTGTTTTTATGTCTTCCCATCACACCTACAAGTCACAGGAGAACTTAAAGAGCGTCACTGTTCCTCGCTCTCGTCAGGGTCACTGCTCTGTCAGTGAGAATGCAGGCGCGGAAGCTGTGACTTTCCAAAGCCACGTAAGAAGTTGACAGTAAGGCTCAGCCCATCAGCCCAGACTCCAGGTCTCTTCCCCGCCCTGCTCTGCCCGAGACTGTCCTCCTGTTACCAAACCGCAtctaaaagaactgaaacaaagCCCCTTTTCTTCTATTCAAGATGCTTTGCTTCTCTTATGGTGGCctctactgctgctgctgctgctaagttggtgatggtggtggtgacggtGGTGATACTGACGGCCATGATGGTGATgatgtgctgctgctgctgttggggGGGATGGCGACTGTGGTGGAGATGGTGACGGTGGAGGCCATGGTGGTATCATGATGACGATGGTGACGGTGACAGTGGTGGGGACTGTGGTGATGCTGGTGAAGATGgtttgatggtggtggtggtggtggtgacagtgaTGGCGACTGTGGTGATGCTGGTGAAGATGgtttgatggtggtggtggtggtggtgatggtgatggtgactgTGGTGATGCTGGTGAAGATGgtttgatggtggtggtggaggtggtggtgattCCGTGGTGATGGTGAGGAAGGAGACCGTGATGATGACGGTGGTGGGGATGGCGACGATGCACAGCAGGCGCTCTGTACCAGGTCTGCTTTCTAACTCTTGCTTCCCTGAGGGGGCGAGGCCGCAGAGGAGCGTCAGGCAGGCTTGGCTGCTGGTAAGGGAAGCGGAGTGGGACCAGCTGTGGGTTCAGCCTTCCCATTTGCAGTTTGACCCTTGTGTCAGCCTGTAGTTGTCCAGGGCAAAAGATCAGGGCTTGCGGCTGGGGGCGGCCTAGATcctggaagaggggagagaaaccTTCCCGGACTCGGAGCTCCTCAGCCCCTGCCTGCCAGGAGACCAAGGAGCAGCTCTGAGCCAGCTTTCCTATTTCAGAGATGCAGCTCCCGCTCCCTACATCTTGACAGAGgactcttccctccccttccctcccattcCCACCCATCCCCATCCTTTGGCCTCAAACAAAACCCTTCTTTGAAGCAACATTTGGGTGCAAGATGAAATGGAAATGTGGCAGACGAGCCAGctctgctggaggggaggccgTGGAACACAGAGGCCACGCGTGCCCAAGCATGGCCCTTATTCTGGCCTGCCGTGCCCTTGGCAGAGCCCAGACGATGTCCGCTCCCCCCACTCCCGGCTAAGGGCCTCTGACGGCCCCACCATACTCGTGGCTCATGTTCAGAAGCTCAGCCCAGGTGACTTCGGGGTCCAGGCTCCTTCCTGTTCTGAGGGTGGACAGTGCACAGCAGTGTCCCTGCCACGATGCTCGCTCCACTGTCCCTACATCTCAGCTGCCCTCCAGGTCACAGTGCAGGTTTTGGCAGAGTCCCACGAGAGACCCTGGCCGTGATCATGAGGTACCCCCAAAGCCATGTCTCCTGATGGGATCTAGACACAGAGAGTCTGTACCAGGGGGAGGTGGACCTCGGGCAGGGCGACTGAACAGTCACAGCAAAAACCTTTGTGCTCCTGCCATCCACACGTCTCCTGGACCCTGATCTCTGTGGTGGGGTCTCCAAGGTCCGGACGCCCCCATGGGGACCACAGGCTGTCAGCCAGTCATGGGCTCACCTAGAGACGTTCTGTAGCCTTCTAAAGGTGTGGTCTGGATGCCAGCCCTCCCCACGTCAGTGTCCAGGCACAGTGCTGACCCTCAATCAATGTCCGGGGCCACTTGCCCGGGAGGCCGGAGCGTAGCTCGGGGCCACAGCACGTCCCGCCTCCCACCTCTCGCCTCCTGCCTCTCGCCTGGCTGCCGCGGGCGAGCTGACTTTGTGTGGCCCCGAGAGAGCCACGGGGCTGCTCAGAGCCTCAGGGCGCCTGTCCGTAATGGGGTGAGGACCTTCTCCTGGCAGTCCCAGCTGTCCTCCTGGGTTGGCCTCAACACGGGGAAGGTGGGGGCCATGGGAGGGGTCCCAGGGCGCGGCCGGTCCTAGCAGGGGTGGCGTGGGAGGTCCTGCTTCCAGAGGCAGGGTCGCCCTGcccctgggggagagggaagcctgACAGGGCCCTTGGTTTCCACGTGGCTCCATGTCTGGTTCCACCCATGTCCGCCATCCCCATGGCCTCCTGAGACCCCGTCATCGCAGCCCCAGGTTCCGGGGGTGGGCCCCCCCGCCACAACGTCAGGCAGGATGCAGGGGAGCCGCCGTCACGCAGACCCACGGGGGAGCCGCCGTCCCCCGAGAGCAGCTGCAGCCCTACGTGGCTGTGACCGTGCACCCTCACTCCCTCACTCATTCGTTCCTGCCACAGGCGCTCGTGGGAGCCCTCCCGACTCCAGGGGCCGCTCCGTGCAGGAAGCACAAGGTGCTGCTCCGTCCCCCCATGGGCCCATGGGGTTGTCCGGCAAAGGGAAGGGACAGTGAGCCAAGAGGCGTGCCGTGGATGGAAGTGACAGCCCCACTGCGTGTGGTGAGCGCCCACGCACTCCCCGGGGGACAGCAGGGGACCCCAGAAAGGACAGGGCGGGAACTCCCAGCATGCACCCGCGCAGGCTCTGCACGTGGACACTGACACAGGGGTGACACCAGAGCTGCGAGCCACTGCGCCTGCAGCAGTCCGCACACAGCAGCTCGGCAGGAGGCCCCGGGCCCGGCACGGCCCTCCCGCCGCACCCACGTGCCACAGGGTCTCTGGCATACGGGGCTGCGTGCGAGGGGAGCCGACTCCCTGCCCAGGACAGAGGTGAACACGAGCACCGGACCAGCCGAGCGGCCGCACTGTCCTTCCACAGACAGAGCCAGGGGCCCCGTGCgggtctgcctgcctccccccaccccggagtCGGTGGGCAGGAGACGCCCCAGGCCCTAAACCCGCCTCCCCCATGAGCCTGCCGTCTAGGCCCTCCGGGCGAGTGAGGCTGGGGCTCCTCtgcccccagggctggggcttAGGGGGCTGCGGGGAAACCTGACTTAGGCATCCGAGGCCCTGGGGCCGGCGCGGAGAACGTGGAAACGGATGAGGCACGACTGTGGACGGTTCCGGTATTACAAGGCTCGGGACCATGTGACAGGGCGTTAGGGACCTGTAAGGGCTTGGACTCCAGGAACCCACGCAGATGACCTGAGCACCAGGAGCGGCTGGTGGAGCCGGCGGCCCCCGGGGAGGGGCCCTGGCGCCAACAccctccctggggtggggagccCGGCCTGGCCGCCCCCTCCACGCTGACTCAGAGGGGCCGCCGTCCCCTCCGAAGTCACGCGAGCTGGGCTGTTCTCTGGAGGGCCTGGCTCCCCTGAGCGCAGAGAGGGGTGGGTCAGGCACCTGTCGGCAAAGCAGACGGAAGGCCTCGACCCCCAAAAGggaggcatctgactcttgggtcCCCTGATGGTCCCATGGAGAAGGACCGGGGGCTGCCCCAGCTTCTGGACACCCGTGCCCCTGTCTGCGGGCCACTGCCTGGCAGCGTAGGCCCGTGCACCTGACCTCAGCTACCCAGGCCCAAGGAGACAGCGTGTGGAGGGGTGCAGCGGGGGCGATCGCGGAGTCGATGTGTCTCCTGGGGCACAGGACAGAGACTGCACAAACCTGGTACGTTAGCAAGGTGACATCAGAGCCTGAGGTCTAGGGTCAGAGGTGGGCCGCGGACCAGGAGGTTGGGTCCAGCCTGGCTTGGACCCGCATCAGGGGTCaggcctgtttcctctctcaaatGTCGAGTGCAGCCCGGAGGCACTGTGCCCCGAGGAGCGGTGGTCTCGGGGGTGGCCCACCCCTCTGCAGGGCAGGCCCCTGGGCAGAGTAGGCCCCTGTCCCTGGATGAGTGGGTGTGTCTCAGCGCCAGGGCTCAGGGTGGGCCTGGCAAGGAGAGAGACACGGGCTCCCATGCCGCCTCCCCCTTGCCCACCAGACCTGAAGCAGGGaacagagggaggcagggcaaGGGTGGGGGAGACTTGGGTTTGTCCTGACCACTTTCCACTGTTCCTGGAAGGTTCCTGGAGGCGCCCCCTGATCCCTGCCCAGCCCCGGGGAGAAGGCAAAACCCTGAGTTCCTGCGACAGTGTTATTCTTGGTTCCTCCGTGCAGGACCTCGAGTGTGCTGGCTCCTGTCCCGAGAGGTGACTTCCTATGGCGTGTCCAAAGCTCCTGGACCCTCACCCGCTCCCAGACAAGGAAGCCAGCGCCGTTTCCAGCCTCCCAGTTCTGCTTTTACAAAGCCTCTGCCCCTCATGAGGGTGCCCGTGACCCCGCCCACGGGAGCCTGCCCCCGCGGTGGGTGGGCCTGTCCCTTGGTCGCGTGTGCGCGGTGCCCGCACGCAGCCGGATGGTGAGTCCCTTGCCCCTCCCCGGTCAACGTCCAGGGCCTTGCCGTCCCGGGCTCCTGGTGCGAGCCAGTCCGTGTGTCTGGGCTCCGTGGCCCGGGGGCGACGCCCGGCGCTGGGAACAACGTGCTCATTGTCACAGCCACCCGGGCTCGGAGCGCGGAAATGGGAGCCGCTGAGCCCCCCGTACCCACAGAGAACGGGGCTGGGCTCCAGCTCACACGAACACGTAGTAATTCTCACCCATGATTCGGATCTCCTGTTTCCCTCGCCCCACCTTCTGGCGGCACCAGCTGAAGAGGGGGAGGCGTAGGCCGTAAAGGCACAGGGCCACGGGCGTCTTCACTCACGGGCATCCGGCCACATCAAGGGCCCACGGGCCATGGCCAGGGCGCTGGACGCTGCCCTCGAGGGGGCCTGGCCAGCGACAAGGATGTCCAGCAGAGCACTGCCCCCGACAGTTGTCTCTTGACCCGAGGCCCAGAGTGCTGGCAGGGCTGCCATGACTCCAGGACAGATGCAGTCAGAGGGTGGAGGCAGCTCTGGCCCGTGCTGGCCGGCTTGGTCAGAGGCGGCTGCTCCTGGCTCCTAGAGGCCAGGGGCTCCTCCTGCCACGGCCAGCCCGCCTGTGGTCCGGAGCCACGGCGAGAGGCCTACCCCGAGTCCGGGCGAGGGAGCACTGGAGGCCTGCCCAGAGCCATCCCAGGCCTCACCAAAAGGCGTCAGCGGAGAAAGCGGATTCCTCGCGGTTATGCAAGCCGGGGCCGCGGGGATGGCCGCTGCCCGCAGCCAAAGCAAGCACCGTGGCTCCGGAGGGAGAAGCCGTGCGGCTGAGGGAAGGGGGCGCGGGCTGTGGGCTCGGCCGGCTCCTGACCCCAGGGGAGCGGGGGGTGCTTCCAGCCtctgctcccctttcccccagctaGACCTGCACGTCTCGTGCCCCAACCCCGCGTCTGGGTCTGGACGGGGGCAGCCGACCCGGCTCCTGAGGGCCAGTCTGCCCACAGACCCGTGCTCGTCGCGCAGTAGCTCTGTGTCCGGCCGGCGGACCTGGGGCCGTCTGGCAGGAGCCGGCTCGTGGCCTGGCGGACACCGGAAATCTGCCGTGCGCCATGCCGGGTGCTCCCAAAGCTCAGAAAACACCCCAGTCCTGCCAACCCCTGCACCAGGGTGCTATGGAGTCTGGAAAGAGCCTGGAGCTCAGGGATGCCCCCAAAGTGGACCAAATGGAGGGCTCAGGTgcgggcacagcaggtgcacaggGCGGGGGGTGCCTGAcccagggaagagggacagaTAGGTCAGTTCGTGCGGGGACCCCACTAGTGCAGAGgcagtgccccccaccctgccccgctGACAGGTCTCTGGACCCAACAATAATGCAGCAAGGACCACACGTCTAGGGCAGGTGTTGCCCGCGGTGGGTGGCTGCACCCCTGCCGGTCAGCGGGCAGAAGGGGAGCTCTGTGGCCTCTTTTCTCTGCCCCGGGGTTGGAGGCCTGGCAGAGCAGGACGGGGAGGCCCCGGCAGTGAGCAGAGCCCACCCCGCACCCACGCAGGAGGCCGGCAGGGCCAGGAGGGCAGCGTGAGGAAGACGTACgagctgagggaggaggggccctgTCCCCggcgtggggggggggcggctttTATCTCACGGGAGCTCAGAACATGTTTCACATGAAACTCATCCGCAGGACCATCAATCAGATGTGGACGTCAGACTCTGCAAAGGCCTGAAAATATTGGCTTCCGCCGATGCACGTGGGAGGTAAAGCTCGTAACCAGAAAAACCTGTGGGTGCGGGAAAGGCACGTTTCCAGAGCTCCGTGCGAAGCGGGAGCAGCGTCCCCTGCAGACACCCTCAGCGCCGGCTGTCCGGCCCATGCTGGCCCATGAGGGGGCCCTGGGGCTCCGCACCCCGAGGTCGGACACGCGGCGGGAGGGACGGGCTTTGGAGGGAGACCTGGGCGGAGCAGCAGCCGTGCCTGTCAGAGCCCCTAGCAACCAGGGGGCAGCGCCCTCACATCGGCCCTCCTGGCAGGGCCCCCTGCCTGGGCGGgcgtctctgcagccggcttggCCACCGAGGAACGGCCACAGCCAGCCGTCTCCCTCCGCGGTGCTCGTGCCAacacttccccttcctttctcttctgcagGGCAGACTGGGGGCAGTGGGGACACGGGTACCCCACACCCCACGTCCGGGcacccagagcccagcccagaaGCTTCCCGCAGCGGGGACTGGCTCCTGGGTTGGGAGGGTGGGCCCGCCACTGGGGGGGAGCATGGACCTGACCAGGCTAGGCCAGCGGTCCTCTTTCGGTCCAGGCGTGTCCTCTGATGGAGAGGCCCGCCCCCGGGTCCAGCTCCCATCACAAAGGCTGACCACATGCCTCGGTCCAGGgacttgcccctctccctgcaagGCAACGGGCGACACCTCGGCTATCCCTAGGGCTTCAGCCATGCCGGGAGGACCCCTTTGAGTGCCGGGGCCACCTGTGAACTGGGAGCAGGGGGACGTCCCTCCCAGGCCCGGCTCCCAACCCCTCTGTCCCTGGGCAGCCAACCAGGAGTCTCTGCTTCCCGTGGCAGGAGCTTGGAGCGGGAAGGTACCATGAGGTGGAGGCCGCGGGGGCAGGGACGGGCTGCTCGTCCGTCAGCAGAAACCTGAGCTATCACGCGAGGGTGATAAACGTGCCCGCCATTTCTGTGGCCTCCGACTCGGGGCACGAACCTCCCTGTGGGACTCAAACCGTTGCGGGTAACTCCGGGGGGACTCCCGGGAGGAGGGGACACGGGGGGAGCCCAGGAGCAGGCGTCGGGGTCCTCCCGTCCGCTCCCCGCTGGGTCACGCTCGCGCCCTCACGTCCAGGCAGCTCGCTGGGCTTCCGAGGCCCGGGCAGCGCGTGGGAATGAGCCCTCACCTCCTGCGTTCAAGTCCTGCCCGCGCTCGCCCCGAGAACTCCGTGCTGACGTCACCCTCACGGAAACGCGTCGCCTCACCTGCGGGCCAGCCTGTAAGGGACACCTTCCCTTCCTCGGCCTCAGCCGCGGCCAGAACCACCAGCCCCTCGCCGTGGGGTCAGGGCCGGGCTCCCTGGCACTATCGGGCAAGTCAGCAAGGGGCGTGTGACGGCCAGGCTCGGGGCCAGCTTGCCCAGGACACAGGACCAGATGCTGGGTCCAAGCCGGGTCTCACCGTGGCTGTGAAGGCGTTTTTAGACGATGTGAGTGTTTGGGTCTGTAGATTTCGAGGGAAGCCACCTGTGTGCGGCGGTGGCTCCATCCGATCTGTTGAAGGCCTGACGGGAACAGACTGGGT
Protein-coding regions in this window:
- the ACTRT2 gene encoding actin-related protein T2; this encodes MFNPHALESPAVIFDNGSGLCKAGLSGEIGPRHVISSVVGYPKFKMSSAGASQKKYFVGEEAVHKREVLQLRYPIERGLITRWEDVERLCKHLFEWELGVKAGDRPVLMTEPSLNPREAREKMATMMFENFNVPAFYLSDQAVLALYASACVTGLVVDSGDGVTCTVPIFEGYSLPHAVTKLYVAGRDITEHLTRLLLASGRPFPCVLDKALVDDIKEKLCYVALEPEKEMSRRPEEVLREYKLPDGNVIYVGDQLHQAPEALFAPEQLGVQNPGLSKMVSCSITKCDADIQKTLFGEIVLSGGTTLFQGLDDRLLRELEQLASKGTPIKITAPPDRWFSTWIGASIVTSLSSFKQMWVTSADFKEFGASVVQRRCF